The nucleotide window TCACCATCGCCGCTCTCGCCGTCCCGACCCTGCCGGTTGTCGTCGGCGTCGTCGCGATGGCCACGCTCTGGTACGGGGCGGAATACGCGCTGGCCGCTCGCGCCGGCTGGCACCGCTCACCCCGCCTCCTCCTCGCCTTCCTGCTCCGCGACACGGTCCTGCCCGTCATGTGGCTCAGCGCCTGGATGCAGAGCGCCATCGTCTGGCGCGGGAACGCCATGGACATCCGCCCGAAAGAAACGACGCGCCTACGTGCCCGCGCCGAGGCAGCATAGAGGACGAGATCCCCATTTCGCATTTGGCGATCCGCGCGTTCGGCAGCACTCTTGCTTGGCCGTTGCACAACGGCCTCTCGTGCCGACGGCGGGAACCCATCATGCAAACCGAATCCACCGGCCTCCATAAAGGCCTGAACGCGTTCCACCTCTGGGGCATCGCCGTCGGCCTCGTGATCTCGGGTGAGTATTTCGGCTGGAGCTATGGCTGGGCCAGCGCCGGCACGCTCGGCTTCCTGGTCACGACGGTTTTCATTGCGGCGATGTACGTCGCTTTCATCTTCAGTTTCACCGAACTCACCACGGCAATCCCCCAGGCCGGCGGTCCCTTCGCCTATAGCAAGCGCGCCTTCGGACCGATCGGCGGCTGCATCGCCGGCTACGCCACGCTGATCGAATTCGTCTTCGCGCCTCCCGCCATCGCCCTCGCCATCGGCGCCTATCTCAACGTCCAGTTTCCGGGCCTCGACCCGAAACACGCGGCGCTCGGCGCCTACCTGATCTTCATGACCCTCAACATCATCGGCGTGCAGATCGCCGCCACGTTCGAATTGTTCGTCACCATCCTGGCGGTCGCCGAACTCCTCGTCTTCATGGGCGTCGTCGCCCCGGCCTTCAGCTTCAGCAATTTCGCCGCCCACGGATGGGCCGGCGAGTCGACCTTCACGCTGGCGTCCATCGGCGGAATGTTCGCGGCCATCCCCTTCGCGATCTGGTTCTTCCTCGCCATCGAAGGCGTCGCCATGGCCGCGGAAGAGGCGAAAGATCCCAAGCGCACCATTCCGATCGCCTACATCACCGGCGTCCTGACGCTCACCGTCCTCGCCTTCGGGGTGATGATCTTCGCCGGGGGTTCGGGCGACTGGCGGACCCTGAGCAACCTCAACGATCCCCTGCCCCAGGCGATGAAGACGGTGGTGGGCGAGTCAAGCGGTTGGCTTCACATGCTGGTCTGGCTCGGCCTGTTCGGCCTCGTGGCCTCGTTCCACGGCATCATCATGGGCTATTCGCGCCAGATCTTCGCTCTCGGCCGCGCCGGCTACCTGCCCGGCTTCCTCGCCAAGGTGCATCCACGCTTCCAGACCCCGCATGTGGCGACGGTGGCCGGCGGCCTCGTCGGCATCGCAGCGATCTACAGCGACAACCTCATCGAGATCGCGGGGCAATCCCTGACGGCGAGCATCGTCACGATGGCAGTGTTCGGCGCGCTCGTGATGTACGGCATGAGCATGGCCGCCCTGTTCAAGCTGCGTCGGAGCGAGCCCGATCTGCTGCGTCCCTACCGGGCGCCGTTCTTCCCTGCCGCACCGGCCTTCGCCCTGGCCATGGCCGCGATCTGCTTCGTGGCCCTGGTCGTGTTCAATCCCGTGATCTTCGTGATTTTCCTCGCTGTGATGGCGGTCGCCGTCCTCGCCTCGCATTTTCTGGCGAAGCCGACACTTGCCGCCCCCACCACGACGTTCGATCCGGCCATCTGAAACGCGAGCGCTCGCATCGAGGCCCGGCATTGCCCATAAGGCGGAGATGAAGATCGGAATCATCGAGGCGGGCGCGCCGCCCGCCCGTCTGGCCGGAGCCTACCCATCCTACGGCCGTATGGTGCAACGGCTCATCGGCGGCGAGGCGGACGTCGTGACATTCTCGGTGGCGGAGGGGCAGCTGCCCACATCCACGGCGGGGTTCGCTGGATTCGTCGTCACCGGATCCGCGGCGGGCGTCTACGACGACCTGCCGTGGATCGGTCCGCTCAAGGACTTCCTCGGCAGCGTCGATGGCCGCGCCAAACTCGTCGGCCTCTGCTTCGGGCACCAGGTGATGGCGGCGGCCTTCGGCGGCACGGTCGAGAAATCCGAGAAGGGCTGGGGCATCGGGCTCCACAGCTACGATATCTTCGAATCCGCAGAATGGATGAACGATGCGCGGCGCGTCTCGGTCCCGGCCATCCATCAGGATCAGGTGATCGTTCCGCCGGACGACGCCCGCATTCTCGGCGGCAACGCCTTCACGCCCTACGGGATCCTGTCCTACCCCGAACGACGGGCGATCTCGTTCCAGGTCCATCCCGAGTTCGAGTCCGATTACGCTACCGCTCTCATCGCCGGACACCATCCGTCAGTGCCTCACGACGAGATATTTCGGACGGCCGCTCTCACGTCTCTGCGAGAGCCCAGC belongs to Methylobacterium sp. 77 and includes:
- the eat gene encoding ethanolamine permease, with product MQTESTGLHKGLNAFHLWGIAVGLVISGEYFGWSYGWASAGTLGFLVTTVFIAAMYVAFIFSFTELTTAIPQAGGPFAYSKRAFGPIGGCIAGYATLIEFVFAPPAIALAIGAYLNVQFPGLDPKHAALGAYLIFMTLNIIGVQIAATFELFVTILAVAELLVFMGVVAPAFSFSNFAAHGWAGESTFTLASIGGMFAAIPFAIWFFLAIEGVAMAAEEAKDPKRTIPIAYITGVLTLTVLAFGVMIFAGGSGDWRTLSNLNDPLPQAMKTVVGESSGWLHMLVWLGLFGLVASFHGIIMGYSRQIFALGRAGYLPGFLAKVHPRFQTPHVATVAGGLVGIAAIYSDNLIEIAGQSLTASIVTMAVFGALVMYGMSMAALFKLRRSEPDLLRPYRAPFFPAAPAFALAMAAICFVALVVFNPVIFVIFLAVMAVAVLASHFLAKPTLAAPTTTFDPAI
- a CDS encoding GMP synthase, which codes for MKIGIIEAGAPPARLAGAYPSYGRMVQRLIGGEADVVTFSVAEGQLPTSTAGFAGFVVTGSAAGVYDDLPWIGPLKDFLGSVDGRAKLVGLCFGHQVMAAAFGGTVEKSEKGWGIGLHSYDIFESAEWMNDARRVSVPAIHQDQVIVPPDDARILGGNAFTPYGILSYPERRAISFQVHPEFESDYATALIAGHHPSVPHDEIFRTAALTSLREPSDAPRVGGWIRRFLRSP